A single Watersipora subatra chromosome 7, tzWatSuba1.1, whole genome shotgun sequence DNA region contains:
- the LOC137400195 gene encoding uncharacterized protein, translated as MDCPARLTIKRIVRYPDFQSMSENTSVKTQKTKMLRSMKDAWPLRLEEYFLLSLPKVKCHRNHSVGKQAGMLQNVDDAIKCSMVSQGVNFLPEMRPHILEYLKTMFMDALLDRYNRRYWPTDGDTANHMHSAFSSMMLRKTSGQRVGIGS; from the exons ATGGATTGCCCTGCCAGATTGACAATAAAGAGAATAGTCAGATATCCTGATTTTCAG TCGATGTCTGAAAACACTTCTGTCAAAACACAGAAGACTAAGATGCTGAGGAGCATGAAGGATGCCTGGCCATTGAGGCTAGAAGAGTACTTTTTACTCAGTCTACCCAAAGTGAAATGTCATCGAAATCACTCAGTTGGCAAA CAAGCAGGTATGCTTCAAAATGTCGATGACGCAATCAAGTGTTCTATGGTGTCCCAAGGAGTTAATTTTCTACCTGAGATGAGGCCACACATACTGGAGTATCTTAAAACCATGTTCATGGATGCCCTTCTTGACAGATATAATAGAAGATATTGGCCTACAGATGGCGACACTGCCAATCACATGCATTCTGCATTCTCTTccatgat GCTTAGAAAAACATCCGGGCAAAGAGTTGGCATTGGCAGTTGA
- the LOC137401009 gene encoding probable ATP-dependent RNA helicase DDX46, whose translation MESGFSKLVFGEHGDGSWERFIEEMNLCIDSAVKRRGYVNDEDGNRVPIMRGRARDKGGDVGYDRRGSSRRSGGSRDNSYERYGSRDSSRERYRGRKSPREMRDKSSRYRDKSMDRFEGEKYKERRETSRESEVKKGHTGQDWWACKTKGVKSSKYVEIGSQRETAQGIRDVQVSMGYDREHSHDEVREGAEKEAEPVSVMEKVCSFLAEVSSKGMLDREGHEKKVAEIERAEREVRRKSKEKLAMLKAKRETAVMELENVKAFRVVVQKLAEVQRRIAGNTEQELRSVFTTSRAEEIKDKRRKEMFPVEGDRLEKREDRRLRRERDYSGRGSRRRSN comes from the exons ATGGAAAGTGGTTTTTCGAAGCTGGTGTTcggtgagcacggtgatgggtcgtgggagagatttatagaggagatgaatttgtGTATTGATAGTGCTGTCAAGAGGAGAGGTTATGTAAATGATGAAGATGGCAACAGAGTGCccattatgagaggtagagctag ggataagGGAGGAGATGTAGGTTATGACAGACGAGGTAGcagcaggaggtcaggaggtagtcgggataatagctatgagcgatatggtagcagggacagtagtagggagaggtacaggggccgaaAAAGCCCCCGCGAGATGAGAGACAAGTCTAGTAGGTACAGGGACAAaagtatggataggtttgagggggagaagtataaggagaggcgCGAGACGAGCCG agagagcgaagttaagaaaggtcacacaggtcaagattggtgggcttgtaaaaccaagggagtgaagagtagCAAATACGTAGAAATTGGTAGTCAACGGGAAACAGCCCAAGGCATcagagatgtgcaagtgtctatggggtaTGATAGAGAACACagtcacgatgaggtaagggaaggtgctgagaaagaagctgaaccagtgtctgtaatggaaaaggtttgctcttttttagccgaggtatccagcaaaggaatgttagacagagaaggtcatgagaaaaaggtagcagagattgaaagagcGGAAAGGGAGGTGCGAaggaagtcgaaggagaaattggctatgctgaaagccaaacgggagaCAGCAGTCATGGaattggaaaatgtcaaggcattcagggtagtggtgcagaagttagccgaggttcagaggagaattgctg GTAATACCGAACAAGAATTACGATCTGTATTTACAACATCACGGGCGGAGGAGATCAAGGACAAAAGAAGGAAGGAGATGTTTCCGGTGGAAGGGGATCGGCTGGAAAAAAGGGAGGACCGGAGGCTACGACGAGAGCGGGATTATTCTGGGCGGGGTTCACGGAGGAGGAGCAACTGA